From a region of the Triticum aestivum cultivar Chinese Spring chromosome 7D, IWGSC CS RefSeq v2.1, whole genome shotgun sequence genome:
- the LOC123167199 gene encoding protein PHOSPHATE-INDUCED 1-like yields MAKRNLLLLALMALASSMAAASVTSSTRKLMFLVQPQPNQLTYHNGAVLHGDIPISVLWYGSFTAAQKAIVSDFLLSLSAAPPASPAPSVSQWWSSINQLYLSKAAAVGKNGAGSTKAARVVLSGQVSDEACSLGKSLKLSQLPALAAKARPANGGITLVLTAQDVGVEGFCMSRCGQHGTVDAKSGTAYVWAGNPATQCAGQCAWPFHQPASGPQAPPLVAPNGDVGIDGLIINVASMVAGAVTNPFGDGFYQGEREAPLEAATACPGVYGKGAYPGNAGQLLVDGATGASYNAHGAHGRKYLLPALFDPATSACSTLV; encoded by the coding sequence ATGGCCAAGAgaaacctcctcctcctggcgctaaTGGCGCTCGCCTCAAGCATGGCGGCCGCGTCGGTTACCTCGAGCACGAGGAAGCTCATGTTCCTGGTCCAGCCCCAGCCGAACCAACTCACGTACCACAATGGTGCCGTGCTGCACGGCGACATCCCCATCTCCGTCCTCTGGTACGGCAGCTTCACGGCTGCGCAGAAGGCCATCGTCTCCGacttcctcctctccctctccgccgcgcCCCCCGCGTCCCCGGCGCCGTCCGTGTCCCAGTGGTGGAGCAGCATCAACCAGCTGTACCTCTCCAAGGCGGCGGCCGTCGGCAAGAACGGCGCCGGCTCCACCAAGGCCGCGCGGGTGGTCCTGTCCGGCCAGGTTTCCGACGAGGCGTGCTCTCTTGGAAAGAGCCTGAAGCTGTCCCAGCTCCCGGCGCTGGCGGCGAAGGCGAGGCCCGCGAATGGCGGCATCACGTTGGTGCTCACGGCGCAGGACGTGGGCGTGGAGGGTTTCTGCATGAGCCGGTGCGGCCAGCACGGGACCGTGGACGCCAAGTCCGGCACGGCCTACGTGTGGGCCGGCAACCCGGCGACGCAGTGCGCCGGGCAGTGCGCGTGGCCGTTCCACCAGCCGGCGTCCGGGCCCCAGGCGCCGCCGCTGGTGGCCCCGAACGGAGACGTGGGCATAGACGGGCTCATCATCAACGTGGCGAGCATGGTGGCCGGCGCGGTGACCAACCCGTTCGGCGACGGGTTCTACCAGGGGGAGCGCGAGGCGCCGCTGGAGGCCGCGACGGCGTGCCCGGGGGTGTACGGCAAGGGCGCGTACCCCGGGAACGCCGGCCAGCTGCTGGTGGACGGGGCCACCGGAGCGAGCTACAACGCCCACGGCGCGCACGGGAGGAAGTACCTCCTCCCGGCGCTGTTCGACCCCGCCACCTCCGCCTGCTCCACGCTGGTGTAG